CCGGTCTCGCCGCCGTTGATCCGGACCCACAGCTCGGTGTCGCCGGCCTCGACGCCCGACCCGAGCCAGGCGGCGACCGAACGCCGCGCCGCGTCCTTGGCGTTCGCGGGCACGGCGTCCTCGAGGTCGACGATCAGCGCGTCGGCGCCGCGCGTCAGCGCCCTGCCGAGCTTGTCCGGGGCGTTCCCCGGCACGTACAGGTAGCTGCGGGGCAGGCGGGCGCCGGTCATCGCACCACCGTCTCGCCGCGGAGCAGGGACTTGGCCACCACCGTCCGCAGGACGTCGTTGGTGCCCTCGCCGATGCTCATCAGGATCGCGTCGCGGTAGAGCCGCTCCACCTCGTACTCGGTGGAGTAGCCGTAGCCGCCGTGGACCTTCATCGCCTCGATCGACGCCTGCAGCGCGACCTCGGAGCAGAAGATCTTCGCCATGCCGGTCTCCCCGTCGGCGCGGCCCCGCCGGACCGCGTCCGCCGCGAAGTACGCCATGAGCCGCGCGGCCTGGAGCTGGGTCGCCATCGTGGCGAGCTGCAGCTGGACCGCCTGGAACTCGCCGATCGGCTTGCCGAACGCCTTGCGCTGCCCCGCGTAGGCGAGCGCCTCGTCGTGGGCGCGCTGGGCGATGCCGACCGAGCGGGCGGCGATGTTCACCCGGCCCCACTCCAGCGCGGAGAGCGCGTGCTGCATGCCCCTGCCCTCGACGCCGCCGAGCAGGTTCTCCTTCGGCACCCGCACATTGTCGAGAACGATCTCGCAGGACTCCGTGCCCTTGTAACCGAGCTTCGGAATGTCCTTGGTGATCTCGTAGCCCTCGGAGCCGGCGTCCACGAGCAGGATGCTCATGCCCTTGTGCGCCGGGGTCGCGGTCGGGTCGGTCTTCACCAGCACGGGCAGCGGGTCCGCGTACCTGGCGTTGGTGATCCACATCTTGGTCCCGTTGACGACGTAGTGGTCGCCCTCGAGCCGGGCCGTGGTGCGGATGCCCTGCAGGTCGGTGCCCGCGTCCGGTTCGGTGAGGCCGATGCCGGTGCGGCGCTCGCCGGACGCCAGGCCCGGCAGGTACCTCTTCTTCTGCTCCTCGGTGCCGCGCATCGCGATCATGCGGCAGGCGAGCGAGTGGCTGCCCAGGATCCCGGCGATGCCCATCCAGCCGCGCGCGATCTCCTCGAAGACGAGCGCGAACGAGACGGGGTCCAGGTCCAGGCCGCCGTACTGCTCCGGGATCGTGATCCCGAACAGCCCCATCTCCCGCATCCCCTTGACGATCTCGGTGGGGTAGCGGCCGGACTGCTCCCAGTCCCGCGCGACCGGGATGATCTCGTTGTCGACGAACTCGCGCAGGACGGCGCGGAACTCGCGCTGCTCCTCGCTCAGCTGGAAATCCACCTAACTGCCTTTCTCGGTCTCGTGGGCCGGCGCCGCGTCGGGGACGAACACCGGCAGGGCGCGCCCGTCGTCGAGGTCGACCCAGGCCACGCGGACCCGGTCGTCGATGCTCCACGCGTCCGGCTCCCGCTCCTGGAGACGCGTGAGGAGGACGGGCCCCTCGTCCAGCCGGACCCGGGCGATGACGTACGGGACGGCGAGCTCCGGGCGCGGCGCGCGGTGCACGACCGTGAAGGAGTCCACGACCCCCGTCCCCCCGGACTCGGCCCACTCCAGCTCGTCCGAACCGCAGTGGACGCACAGCGCGCGGGGCGGATGCTGGACGCCCGCCCGCTCCTCCCGCACGCACCGCGCGCACCTCTGGAGGACGAGGCGGTGCTCCTTCGTGGCGTCCCACCAGGGGCCAGTGATCTCGTCGGGCGCGGGAACGTCGGGCTTGAAGGATTCGGAGACGGTCATGCGTCCACCCCCAGGACCACCGTGGCGTGCGTCGACAGGATCCCGCCGGTGCCGTGGGCGACTGCGAGCCGCGCGTCCGGGACCTGCCGGTCCCCGCACTCGCCGCGCAGCTGCCGCACCGCCTCGACCAGCAGGAGGATTCCGAACTGGCCCGGGTGGCAGTAGGACAGCCCGCCGCCCGAGGTGTTGAGCGGGAAGTCGCCGCCGGGCCTGATGCGGCCGCCCGCGATCCAGTCGAGGGCCTCACCCCGGCCGCAGAAGCCGAGCCCCTCCAGCGTCAGCGCGACCGTGATGGTGAACGAGTCGTACACCTGCACGACGTCGATGTCGGCGGGCGTCACACCGGCGCGGGCGAACGCGTCGGCGCCGGAGCCGGCCGCTCCCGTGACGGTCAGGTCGGGCACCGCGGTCATCGAGGTGTTGGTCGTGCGCTCGCCGTACCCGAGTACCTCGACGGGCCTGCGGCGCAGGTCGCGGGCGCGCTCCGCCGAGGTGAGGACGACCGCGCCGCCGCCGTCGGTGACGAGGCAGCTGTCCAGCGCGGTCAGCGGGCTGGAGATCATCGCCGAGCCGACCACGTCGTCGGCGGTGAGCGGGCCCTTGCCGTAGCGGAACGCGGCGGGGTTGAGCAGTGCCCACTCCCGCGCCGCCACGGCGATCTCGGCGAGCTGCTCGCGCGTCTTCCCGTACGTGTGCAGGTATCGCTGCGCCGCCATCGCGTAGTACGACAGCGGGTACAGCGGCCCGTACGGCGTCTCGAACTGCGCCTCGGGCGTGTGGTCCTCGACCACGCCGCCGAGCGAGCGCGACCGCGCCGACCGCTGGTTCGACGCGAAGCTGATCACGACGGTCTCGGCCTGTCCCGCCTGGATGGCCTGCACGGCGCGGGCCACGAACATCTCGAACGCCGAGCCGCCCGCGAACGTCGAGTCCGTCCAGCGGGGCTCGATCCCGAAGTAGTCGGCGAGCTGGGTCGCCGAGAACCGCGACACCCCGGTCGTGGCGATGCCGTCGACGTCGCGGAGGGTGAGCCCCGCGTCGTCCAGCGCCCGGGAGACCGCTTGTGCCTGGAGCCCGAGGATCGAGCGGTTCGTCACGCCGAGGTCGGACTCGGCGGCGCCGACGATCGCGACGCCCGTGCTCATGACGCCTCCTTCCCGTCAGCCTTCTCCCCGCCCGGCCTCTCCGCGGCGGCCTTGGCGCCCGGCCCGTCGACGGTGCCGAGCAGGACCCGCGCGCTCGCCGGAGCGACGGCGACGCGGTCCGTCTCGCCGTCGTCGCCGACGACGACCACCCGCAGGTCGAGGTCGAGGTGGTCGTCTCCGACCCCGGTGACCGTCCCCTCGCAGCGGACGGTCTCGTCCGCGAACACCAGCGACTTGAAGGTGAACTCCAGGGTGCGGACGAAGCACCGGGGGCCCAGCCAGTCCTGGATCTGCTCGACCAGCAGCGCGCCGAAGACCTGGCCGTCCACGACCACGCCGGGCAGCTTCTTCGCCCTGACGAAGTCGAGGTCGTAGTGCAGGCGGTACCAGTCCCAGGTGGCCCCCGCGTAGGCGATCATCTCCGGGAACGTGATCGTGCGCTCCAGCGGCGGGACCTGGTCCCCGACGCTGTGCGCGGTCTTCGCGGCGGTCATCCTCCCGCCTCCAGCGACACGAAGATGATGGTCTCCTCGTTCTCGGCGAGCAGATCCCCGTCCTGCTGCGTGTAGGTCGCGCGGGACGTGATGATCAGCATGTCCGCGCCCGCCCGGTTCTTCTTGGCGGCCACGTCGGTGATCTCCCAGGTCGCGGTGATCACGTCGGTGGGGCGGACGCGGCGGTGGAACACGTAGCGGTTGCCGCCGCGCACCTGCCGGGTGCCGGGGATGTCGATGCCCCAGCTGTGGCCCGCGTGGCCGTCCGGGTCGATCGGCAGGTTCGCGTACTGGTTGGTCTCGCAGATCAGCGTCGGCGGCGCGGTCACGTCGGGCAGGCCCTGCGCCCGCGCGTACTCGGGGTCGGAGTACAGCGGGTTGTGGTCGCCGATCGCCAGGCCGAAGTAGCGCCCGGCGGCGGCGCCGAGCGGCTCGGGCGCGGTGTAGGCCTTCCTGCGCCCGACGAGCCCGCGGATCTCGTCGGTGAGCAGCGTCATGACGCATCCCCCGCGGTCTGGGAGCCCGTGTTCCCGGACCCCGCCTTCTGCGCCTTCGTGGTCGGGGCGCCCTCCGGGTACAGGGCTGTCGGGAAGACCTCCAGCAGGAACTCGGGGCGCAGCAGCCCCTTGCAGATCGCCCCGGTCGACGCGGGCCACGGCGGCGACAGCAGCCGCTCCCGGACCGGCGCGACCGCGCGGTAGTCCCGCAGTGCCGACTCCACGCAGAACTCGATCGTCGTCACCAGGTCTGCCGGACCGAGGCCAGCGTAGTCCAGCAGATGCACGATCGAGCCGTAGGTGACCTCGGCCTGCTTGCCGATGTCGCCGGGGTACAGCGCCTCCTGCGTCTCCATGTCCAGCGCCGCGAACCCCGACATGAACAGCGTCCGGCCGGCCCGCACGCCCGGCGAGTAGGTCAGCGTGTCGTACCGCGACCATCCGGGGTTGACCAGCTCGAGGGGGTGCCGCGACGCGGTGACGTCGATCGCGACGAGCGACTCGGGATGGTGCAGGCGGCTGATCAGGATGCCGCCGGCCCCCGGGTACACGCCCGCGCCGCCGAGCCGCTCCTTGCGGACGCGGTGCGTCTGCCGGTACACGTCGCGCGTCGCGGGCGTCGAGTAGTCGTAGGTCGTCACCGCGTTGTCGAGCGACAGGCCGGCCTTGCGCAGCAGCGCGTCGGCCTTGTCGAGGCAGTAGGCGTACTGGCCGGCGAAGTCGCCGGGGCTGACGACGTCGCCCGACTCGTCCACCGGAACCATCGTCGGCAGGTGGACCGTTCCGTCGAAGCCCTCGCGGACGGGCGAGGGGACCCATGTCGCGGCCTCGCG
The sequence above is drawn from the Actinomadura hallensis genome and encodes:
- a CDS encoding Zn-ribbon domain-containing OB-fold protein, with the protein product MTVSESFKPDVPAPDEITGPWWDATKEHRLVLQRCARCVREERAGVQHPPRALCVHCGSDELEWAESGGTGVVDSFTVVHRAPRPELAVPYVIARVRLDEGPVLLTRLQEREPDAWSIDDRVRVAWVDLDDGRALPVFVPDAAPAHETEKGS
- a CDS encoding MaoC/PaaZ C-terminal domain-containing protein, producing the protein MTAAKTAHSVGDQVPPLERTITFPEMIAYAGATWDWYRLHYDLDFVRAKKLPGVVVDGQVFGALLVEQIQDWLGPRCFVRTLEFTFKSLVFADETVRCEGTVTGVGDDHLDLDLRVVVVGDDGETDRVAVAPASARVLLGTVDGPGAKAAAERPGGEKADGKEAS
- a CDS encoding acyl-CoA dehydrogenase family protein, producing MDFQLSEEQREFRAVLREFVDNEIIPVARDWEQSGRYPTEIVKGMREMGLFGITIPEQYGGLDLDPVSFALVFEEIARGWMGIAGILGSHSLACRMIAMRGTEEQKKRYLPGLASGERRTGIGLTEPDAGTDLQGIRTTARLEGDHYVVNGTKMWITNARYADPLPVLVKTDPTATPAHKGMSILLVDAGSEGYEITKDIPKLGYKGTESCEIVLDNVRVPKENLLGGVEGRGMQHALSALEWGRVNIAARSVGIAQRAHDEALAYAGQRKAFGKPIGEFQAVQLQLATMATQLQAARLMAYFAADAVRRGRADGETGMAKIFCSEVALQASIEAMKVHGGYGYSTEYEVERLYRDAILMSIGEGTNDVLRTVVAKSLLRGETVVR
- a CDS encoding aldolase/citrate lyase family protein, coding for MTGARLPRSYLYVPGNAPDKLGRALTRGADALIVDLEDAVPANAKDAARRSVAAWLGSGVEAGDTELWVRINGGETGHDDVRALAGLPALTGLVIAKAEDFAQVAAVAGLLADLGDVTTRLMPLLETAGAVLDAR
- a CDS encoding acetyl-CoA acetyltransferase, giving the protein MSTGVAIVGAAESDLGVTNRSILGLQAQAVSRALDDAGLTLRDVDGIATTGVSRFSATQLADYFGIEPRWTDSTFAGGSAFEMFVARAVQAIQAGQAETVVISFASNQRSARSRSLGGVVEDHTPEAQFETPYGPLYPLSYYAMAAQRYLHTYGKTREQLAEIAVAAREWALLNPAAFRYGKGPLTADDVVGSAMISSPLTALDSCLVTDGGGAVVLTSAERARDLRRRPVEVLGYGERTTNTSMTAVPDLTVTGAAGSGADAFARAGVTPADIDVVQVYDSFTITVALTLEGLGFCGRGEALDWIAGGRIRPGGDFPLNTSGGGLSYCHPGQFGILLLVEAVRQLRGECGDRQVPDARLAVAHGTGGILSTHATVVLGVDA
- a CDS encoding Rid family hydrolase; amino-acid sequence: MTLQAIKPAEFPWFPYEGFTFCLGLSEDGGAWSSGHTAAAFDESVGKMTVSGTMTEQARTAYTKVMTIIEAAGYGPEDVVHVTENVTVAGMADYEAAAAVRKEVFGEHQPTVTTVVVERLVRSAALLEIEMRAVRGGGEQLLAASERREAATWVPSPVREGFDGTVHLPTMVPVDESGDVVSPGDFAGQYAYCLDKADALLRKAGLSLDNAVTTYDYSTPATRDVYRQTHRVRKERLGGAGVYPGAGGILISRLHHPESLVAIDVTASRHPLELVNPGWSRYDTLTYSPGVRAGRTLFMSGFAALDMETQEALYPGDIGKQAEVTYGSIVHLLDYAGLGPADLVTTIEFCVESALRDYRAVAPVRERLLSPPWPASTGAICKGLLRPEFLLEVFPTALYPEGAPTTKAQKAGSGNTGSQTAGDAS
- a CDS encoding FAS1-like dehydratase domain-containing protein, translated to MTLLTDEIRGLVGRRKAYTAPEPLGAAAGRYFGLAIGDHNPLYSDPEYARAQGLPDVTAPPTLICETNQYANLPIDPDGHAGHSWGIDIPGTRQVRGGNRYVFHRRVRPTDVITATWEITDVAAKKNRAGADMLIITSRATYTQQDGDLLAENEETIIFVSLEAGG